Within the Acuticoccus sediminis genome, the region CCCTTGCACCGGGTCCTGGCTGCTGCCAGGGGGCAAGCGCGACGGTGGCTCCGACGGTCAGGCGGGCTGATCGTTGGTGAGCCCGAGCCCGCCGGAGGCCGCGGCCTTCCCGCCCGCTCCCGAATTCTCCGGTATCGTTCCGTCCCCTCTGTCGCGGCTCGTCATCACCGGGGCCGCCCGAATCCGGCGCCGGTCAGCGGCCGGGGAGGGTGATGGGCTGGCCGTGGGGGGTGGCGTCGGCGGCGTCGCGCCAGCGTTGCTGTTCGGCGGTGAGGTCGCCGTCCGGGGCGATGGGGGCGAGGGCGCGTTCCAGGGCGCGGACGAAGGCGACGTAGTCGGCGGTGCCGTCCTCGGGGGCGGGGTGGCCGCGGCGGAGCTCCTCGCCGTAGATCGCGGCGAAGGCGGCGGGGTCGATGAGGCCGCGCTCGAGGAGGTGGGCCCTGAGGGCGAACGCGGTCGCCTCCCACGGGGCGGCGAACGCGGGGGCGTCGTCCTTCGCGAGGTCCGCGAGGGTCGGGACCGCGTCGGGGCCCCTGGCCGGGGCGCTCATGCCGCGGGTTCCAGGTAGGGTTCCCAGAGGTCGGCGCAGACGTCGCTCGCGGTGGTGTCGGGTCCCCAGAGCTCGCTGGCGGGGAACATCACCGTGTAGAGCGGGGCGGGGTTCTCGCCCTCGCCGTGGGCGTTGGTGTCCGGGAAGACGAAGGAGCCGTGGACGGTGACGACCGTGCCGGTGTGGCCGCGGACGTAGGCGGGGGCGCGGGTGTGGGTCGCCGGGTGCATGGGTCTGACGCGCACCCTGTCGCCGACGGCGTATGCCGGGGCGGGGCCGGGACGGTCGGTCGGCCCGCCGCGCGCCATGGCGGGGCGCACGTTCTCGCGGGTGAGGACGCGGGACGGCTGGTCGAGGTCGATCTCGGCGACGAGGCGCTCCAGCGCGCCGAGCCAGATCCCATAGTAGCCCGCCGTGTAGTAGGTCACGTGCGGCAGCGTCTCGCGCAGGTAGCGGGAGTGGTCGAGCGTCCAGCGGCCGGTGGCGCCCATCGCGAGGGTGAGGCCGAAGACCTCGCGCTCCCACTGGGCGTGGAAGACGGGCTCGTTCGCCTCCGGCACGACGGGGCCGAAGCCGTGGGCGCCGCCGAGGTCCTGCGGGCCGTTCACGCCGGCTCTCCGGCCGGGGCGAGGGCGACGCCGGTACCGATCATCGAGTCGCGGGTGACGAGGGCGGCGAGTTCCTCCTCCGACAGGCCATCGGTGCCGTCCGGGCGCATCGGCACGACGAGGTAGCGCACCTCGGCGGTGGAGTCCCAGACGCGGATCTTCGTGTCGGCGGGGATCGAGACGCCGAAGTCGTCGAGGACGCCGCGCGGGTCGGCGACGGCCTTCGCGCGGTAGGGGGCGGACTTGTACCAGACCGGCGGCACGCCCAGCACGGACCACGGGTAGCAGGAGCAGAGGGTGCACACGACCATGTTGTGCACCTCGGGCGTGTTCTTGAGCGCCACCATGTGCTCGCCCTGGCGTCCGGTGAAGCCGAGCTCGGCGATGGCGGCGGTGGCGTCGGTGAAGAGGCGCTCGGCATAGGCGGGGTCGGCCCACGCCCTGGCGACGACCCTGGCGCCGTTCTGCGGGCCGACCTCGTTTTCATAGAGGGTGATCAGCTCGTCGATGGCGCCGGGGTCGACGTGGCCCTTCGCCTCCAGCAGCGACTGGAGGGCGCGCACCCGCACCTCCATCTCGGAGAGGTGGCTGTGATCGTGGTCGTGGTCGTCCATGGTCAGGCGGCTTCCTTGGTGCGGGCGGACTGGGCGGCGCGGCAGGCGTCGGCGAAGGCCTCGAAGATGGCCTTCGAGGCGGGGTCCGTGCGGACCCAGTGCTCGGGATGCCACTGGACGCCGAGCGCGAAGGCCCTGGCGCCGGTGACGCTGACGGCCTCGACGGTGCCGTCCTCGGCGAGGGCCTCGACGGTCAGGCCGTCGGCGATCCGGTCGATCCCCTGCCGGTGGACCGAGTTCACGAACACCGGGCCGTCGCCGAGGATCGCGGCGAGGCAGCCGCCCCTGGCGACGGTGACGTCGTGGCGCAGCGCGAAGCGCGCGTCGAGGTCCGGCTGCGGCGGCGAGCGGTGGTCGTTCCGGCCCTCGACCTCGTGCAACTCTGCGTGGAGGGATCCGCCGAGCGCGACGTTGAGCTCCTGCACGCCGCGGCAGATGCACAGGAGCGGCAGTCCGCGGCGCAGCGTCTCGCGGATCAGCGGCAGCGTGGTCCGGTCGCGGGCCTCGTCGTAGGGTCCGGCCTCTTCCGTCGCCTCGGCGCCGTAGAGCGGCGGGTGGACGTTGGAGCGCGATCCGGTGACGAGCACCCCCGAGGCGACGTCCAGAAGCGGTGCCGGATCAAGCGTTTGCGCGATCACCGGAAGTTGGACCGGCATGCACCCGGAGACGGCGACCGCGGTGACGTACGTCGACGGCGTACCGGACCATGACGCATCGTTATGCGTGATCGCATCTGAGGTTACGACGACCAGGGGCGGGGCCATTCAGCTTCTCCTTCGGACCGACGAAAGGCCGTCAAGTCCGGCGACTTAGCAACTTGACAGCGTGGATGGGGACTTGTCTCACGCGTCTCATTCAGACTACACGTCGCGCTCAAAATTCGCACCAGCGTTCAACGGTAGCGCGCGTTTGTGGGGAGGATTGGATGGATCGCCGTTCGTTTTTGATGGGCTCCGGCGCTGTCGCGGCCGGAACGACCCTGGCGTCTCCGGCTATTTCGCAAGGCCGCAAAGAGTGGAAAATGGTCACCACGTGGCCGAAGAACTATCCGGGTCTCGGCACCGGTGCGCAGCGCACCGCCGACCGGATCTCGAGGCTGACGGACGGGCGCATCACGGTCAAGCTCTTCGCCGCCGGCGAGCTCGTCCCGGCGTTCGAGGCGTTCGACGCGGTGTCCAACGGGACCGCCGAGATCTACCACGCCGCCGACTACTACTTCCAGGGCAAGCACCCGAGCTTCTCCTTCTTCACGACCGTGCCGCTGGGCCTCCTCGCGAGCGAGATGAAGGCCTGGGTCATGCACGGCGGCGGCTGGGAGCTCTGGAACGAGCTGTCCAACCAGTTCGGCGTGAAACCCTTCCCGTGCGGCAACACCGGCACCCAGATGGGCGGCTGGTTCCGGGGCGAGGTCAACACCCTCGACGACCTCAAGGGCCTGAAGTTCCGCATGCCGGGCCTCGGCGGCGAGGCGCTGCGGCAGCTCGGCGTCAACGTCGTCGCGCTGCCGGGCGGCGAGATCTTCCAGGCCCTGCAGACCGGCGCGATCGACGGCGCCGAGTGGGTCGGCCCGTGGAACGACCTCGCGTTCGGCTTCTACCGCATCGCCAAGAACTATTACTACCCCGGCTTCAACGACCCGGGCGCTCAGGTGAGCTGCGGCGTCAACATGGCCGCGTACAACGAGCTGTCCGACCAGGACAAGGCGGCGATCGAGGCGGCCTGCCTCGCCGAGGACAACTACGGCTATGCCGAGTTCATGGCGAAGAACGGCCAGGCCCTCACCACGCTCGTCACCCAGCACGGCGTGCAGCTGAAGGAATTCCCGGACGAGATCTTCGCCGCGTTCGCCGAGGCGTCGGACAAGGTCGTCGACGCCACCGGCAACTATGACGCACTGGCCAAGAAGGTCCTGGAGAGCTACCGCAAGGCGCGGACCGAGTATGGCGACTGGACCCGCGTGTCGGACCAGGCCTACGCCAACGCCCGTCAGCGCGCCTACGGAGGCTGAGTCTCACTCCGCGCCGGCTCCGGCCGGCGGCGACATGTCACGGACGGCGCGGCGGCCCTCACCGGTCCCGCGCCGCGTTTTGTTTCAGGTGAAGGGATGGAACTTCTCGCCACGGCCATCGACAACACCAACCGGGCGATCGGCAAGGTCGTCTCCTGGCTGGCCCTTGCGATGGTACTCGTACAGTTCGGCGTCGTCGTGGCGCGGTACGTCTTCGGTGTCGGCAATCTGTGGGCGCAGGAGTCGCTCGTCTACATGCACGGCTTCCTGTTCATGCTCGCGGCGGCCTACACGCTGTCGGAGGACGGGCATGTCCGGGTCGACATCATCTACCGCGACGCGTCGATCCGATACCGGGCATGGGTCAATCTCCTCGGTTCCATCTTCCTCCTCATCCCCGTCTCCATCATCATCGTCACGACGAGCTGGAGCTACGTCGCGAGCTCGTGGCGCATCCTGGAGTCCTCGCGCGAGGCCTCCGGCATCCCGGCGGTCTTCCTCCTGAAGACCGCGATTCCGGCGACGGGCATGCTCCTTGCCGCGCAAGGGGTGACCATCATCATCCGATCCGCGCTGGTTTTGTCAGGGCACAGGCTGCCCCCGGTCGAGCCCACGGTCGAACCGATCAAGGGCGCCTGACATGGATCTCGCCAACTACCTCGACGTCGCCATGTTCGGCGCGGCGATCGTGCTGTTGCTTTCGGGCTTCCCGGTCGCCTTCACCCTCGCCGGAACGGGCCTGATCTTCGCCGGGCTCGGCGTCCTCAACGGCGTCTTCGACTTCTCGTACGTGAACGCGCTGCCGCAGCGCATCTACGGCACGATGACGAACGAGACGCTGATCGCGGTGCCGCTGTTCGTCTTCATGGGCGTCACGCTGGAGCGCAGCCGCGTCGCGGAGGAGCTCCTCTCCACCATGGGCCAGCTCTTCGGGCCGATGCGCGGCGGCGTGGGTATCGCGGTCTGCATCGTCGGCGCGCTGCTGGCCGCCTCGACCGGCATCGTCGGCGCCACCGTCGTCACGATGGGCCTCCTGTCGCTGCCGACGATGCTGCGCTACGGCTACTCGCCGGCGCTGGCCTCTGGCACGATCGCCGCGTCGGGCACGCTGGGGCAGATCATCCCGCCCTCGATCGTCCTCGTGATCCTGGGCGACCAGATCTCCAACGCCTACCAGGAGAGCCAGCGCGTCCTGCAGGAGCAGGCGTGGGCCAACGGCGATTTCTCGTTCGTGCCGGGGCCGCCGGTCTCGGTCGGCGACCTCTTCGCCGGGGCGCTGGTGCCGGGCATCCTGCTGGTGCTCTGCTACATCGTCTACATGATCGTCGTGGCGTTCCTGTTCCCGAAGCTGGCCCCGCCGGTCCCCCGCGACGACGCCAACCCCATCACGCTGAAGCGGATCGGCCACGCCCTGGTGCCGCCGATCGTGCTGATCGTCGCCGTGCTGGGCTCGATCCTCGCCGGCATCGCGACGCCGACCGAGGCGGCGGCGATGGGCGGCGTCGGCGCGCTCCTCCTCGCCGGCTACCGCCTCGACGAGGACCGGCCGCTGATGATCTACGCCGCGGCGGCCGCGCTCGTCGGCCTTCTGGTGCTGGTGGCGACGATGGACCTGCGGATCTCCCGCACGGAGATCTCCGAGGCCGACATGATCGGCATCTACGCCGCGGCGGCGCTGCTGGTGGTCCTCGCCCTCGGCATCCTGGTCTCGCTGGTGCGCGTCGCGCGCTCAGGCGTCCTGACATCCATCGTGCGCTCGACCACCGAGATCTCGGCGATGGTGTTCGTCATCCTGATCGGCGCGGCGCTCTTCAGCCTGGTGTTCCGCGGCCTCGGCGGCGACGACATGGTCGCCGAGGCGCTGCAGGGCATCCCGGGCGGCGCGCTCGGGGCGATGATCACGGTCATGCTGATCATGTTCGTCCTGGGGTTCTTCCTGGACTTCCTGGAGATCGTCTTCGTCGTCGTGCCGCTGGTCGCGCCGGTGCTCCTGATGCTGCAGATGCCCGACGGGTCGACCATGAACCCGATCTGGCTCGGCATCATGATGGCGGTGAACCTGCAGACCTCGTTCCTGACGCCGCCGTTCGGGTTCGCCCTCTTCTACCTCCGGGGCGTCGCGCCACCGCAGGTCTCCACCATGGCGATCTACCGCGGCATCATCCCGTTCGTGTTCATCCAGATCGGCATGCTGGTCGCGCTGTGGTACCTGCCGCAGCTCGCCACCTGGCTGCCGACGGCGATGTACGCCGACTGACCGGGTATCGGTGGCCGGCGGCTCCAGCCCGCCGCTGCGGCCTCCCGGACGCGGCGGCGCTCAGACGATGATGCCGTCCGCCACGAGCTGAAGCACCGCGCGCGGTCCCCTGGCGGGGGCGGGCGCGGCCGCTGTCTCCGCCCCCGGTGCCCGCGCAGGGTGCGCGGCCGTGGGGCGGGCGGGAGCGGGACGGTCGAGCGGAACGGGCTCGAAGTCGGCGTCGACGATCGCCCGCGCCTGCGGCCGCGGAGCGGCCAAGGCGATCCGGGGCTCCCCGGTATGATGCATGCCCAGACGTGGCATCGGCGTCCATCCCATCCGGTCCGCAGGCACGCGCACGCCCCCGTCGAGGCGTGATCTTCAACGCCTCCACCCGTGAGGGACCATCGATGCGAGCGGACCTGCCGTTGGCGGCCGGCTGCCGAGACGGCGCGGCCTGTGTCGGTAAAGTGCGCGAGCGGCTAACCGAATGCAACCGCGGCGCGATCCGAACGATGCGCCCGCCCTATCACTTCGGCGCCGCGAAACTAACCCAAAGGGTATGAAAACGCCGCCGCAGCAGCGGGATCCGGGGCGGGGCTGACGTCAGGGGCGACGACGGGCGTATTGCTGTTATGGCGGCGCCGTTGGGGCGGCGGACGGGAGGGGGCGACCACGCGGCCGTAGCGGCGGCGGCGCGGCCGCATGCGAGGGTGTTCCCCCTCGCGCTCCCCCGCCTCGCCGGCCGGCAGGCTTTGGGGATGATCCGGTGCTCGGCTGCGCCTGCGCTCCGGTCACCCCAAACCCTCCTCCACGCTGGGTCGGCTCGCGGCGGCGTCAAGCGCCCGTCCTCGCCATGCTCGCTGCGCTGCGCGTGGCTCCGGGCGAACGCTTGACCCCGCCGCGAGCCTCGGGCCTCGGGAGGCTCCCTCGGAGCCTTGTCAGGGCGACGCCTCTCCGGGCGGGTCCTCGCCGGGGAGACCGACATGCTGCAGCCGGCGGTCGCGGCGGCCGATCCGCCGCCGGCGGCGGATCGGGTTCGAGGGCGACGTGCC harbors:
- a CDS encoding TRAP transporter small permease subunit: MELLATAIDNTNRAIGKVVSWLALAMVLVQFGVVVARYVFGVGNLWAQESLVYMHGFLFMLAAAYTLSEDGHVRVDIIYRDASIRYRAWVNLLGSIFLLIPVSIIIVTTSWSYVASSWRILESSREASGIPAVFLLKTAIPATGMLLAAQGVTIIIRSALVLSGHRLPPVEPTVEPIKGA
- a CDS encoding nitrile hydratase subunit beta, yielding MNGPQDLGGAHGFGPVVPEANEPVFHAQWEREVFGLTLAMGATGRWTLDHSRYLRETLPHVTYYTAGYYGIWLGALERLVAEIDLDQPSRVLTRENVRPAMARGGPTDRPGPAPAYAVGDRVRVRPMHPATHTRAPAYVRGHTGTVVTVHGSFVFPDTNAHGEGENPAPLYTVMFPASELWGPDTTASDVCADLWEPYLEPAA
- a CDS encoding TRAP transporter large permease, giving the protein MDLANYLDVAMFGAAIVLLLSGFPVAFTLAGTGLIFAGLGVLNGVFDFSYVNALPQRIYGTMTNETLIAVPLFVFMGVTLERSRVAEELLSTMGQLFGPMRGGVGIAVCIVGALLAASTGIVGATVVTMGLLSLPTMLRYGYSPALASGTIAASGTLGQIIPPSIVLVILGDQISNAYQESQRVLQEQAWANGDFSFVPGPPVSVGDLFAGALVPGILLVLCYIVYMIVVAFLFPKLAPPVPRDDANPITLKRIGHALVPPIVLIVAVLGSILAGIATPTEAAAMGGVGALLLAGYRLDEDRPLMIYAAAAALVGLLVLVATMDLRISRTEISEADMIGIYAAAALLVVLALGILVSLVRVARSGVLTSIVRSTTEISAMVFVILIGAALFSLVFRGLGGDDMVAEALQGIPGGALGAMITVMLIMFVLGFFLDFLEIVFVVVPLVAPVLLMLQMPDGSTMNPIWLGIMMAVNLQTSFLTPPFGFALFYLRGVAPPQVSTMAIYRGIIPFVFIQIGMLVALWYLPQLATWLPTAMYAD
- the nthA gene encoding nitrile hydratase subunit alpha; its protein translation is MDDHDHDHSHLSEMEVRVRALQSLLEAKGHVDPGAIDELITLYENEVGPQNGARVVARAWADPAYAERLFTDATAAIAELGFTGRQGEHMVALKNTPEVHNMVVCTLCSCYPWSVLGVPPVWYKSAPYRAKAVADPRGVLDDFGVSIPADTKIRVWDSTAEVRYLVVPMRPDGTDGLSEEELAALVTRDSMIGTGVALAPAGEPA
- a CDS encoding gamma-glutamyl-gamma-aminobutyrate hydrolase family protein, whose translation is MAPPLVVVTSDAITHNDASWSGTPSTYVTAVAVSGCMPVQLPVIAQTLDPAPLLDVASGVLVTGSRSNVHPPLYGAEATEEAGPYDEARDRTTLPLIRETLRRGLPLLCICRGVQELNVALGGSLHAELHEVEGRNDHRSPPQPDLDARFALRHDVTVARGGCLAAILGDGPVFVNSVHRQGIDRIADGLTVEALAEDGTVEAVSVTGARAFALGVQWHPEHWVRTDPASKAIFEAFADACRAAQSARTKEAA
- a CDS encoding TRAP transporter substrate-binding protein, yielding MVTTWPKNYPGLGTGAQRTADRISRLTDGRITVKLFAAGELVPAFEAFDAVSNGTAEIYHAADYYFQGKHPSFSFFTTVPLGLLASEMKAWVMHGGGWELWNELSNQFGVKPFPCGNTGTQMGGWFRGEVNTLDDLKGLKFRMPGLGGEALRQLGVNVVALPGGEIFQALQTGAIDGAEWVGPWNDLAFGFYRIAKNYYYPGFNDPGAQVSCGVNMAAYNELSDQDKAAIEAACLAEDNYGYAEFMAKNGQALTTLVTQHGVQLKEFPDEIFAAFAEASDKVVDATGNYDALAKKVLESYRKARTEYGDWTRVSDQAYANARQRAYGG
- a CDS encoding nitrile hydratase accessory protein translates to MSAPARGPDAVPTLADLAKDDAPAFAAPWEATAFALRAHLLERGLIDPAAFAAIYGEELRRGHPAPEDGTADYVAFVRALERALAPIAPDGDLTAEQQRWRDAADATPHGQPITLPGR